Proteins encoded in a region of the Streptomyces sp. NBC_00513 genome:
- a CDS encoding putative quinol monooxygenase, whose amino-acid sequence MSPRSHPIVALARVCAKPARRQALQDALTALVEPSRAEGGCFDYTLFELLEEPGTFYVRETWADQEALDFHMATPHFQAFAARVAELLAEPIRLIPLREIPVTATADPA is encoded by the coding sequence ATGTCCCCCCGTTCCCACCCGATCGTCGCCCTTGCACGCGTATGCGCGAAGCCGGCCCGCCGCCAAGCGCTGCAGGACGCCCTGACCGCACTTGTCGAGCCGTCCCGCGCCGAGGGCGGTTGCTTCGACTACACGCTGTTCGAGCTGCTGGAAGAGCCCGGCACGTTCTACGTGCGCGAGACCTGGGCCGACCAGGAGGCTCTCGACTTCCACATGGCCACGCCCCACTTCCAGGCCTTCGCAGCCCGCGTCGCAGAACTCCTCGCGGAGCCGATCAGGCTGATTCCACTGCGCGAGATCCCCGTCACCGCCACGGCGGACCCGGCCTGA
- a CDS encoding AfsR/SARP family transcriptional regulator encodes MGQMEFRLLGAASVVTETGGLPLGPVKRRSLLATLLLRPNYPVLVDHLTTALWEQEPPARPQCHPRPCFAVGPLTSVDAGAHGVELVTQGPAYVLRMPKILLDVHRFEDLVARTREQRGPAEAVTMCRETLSLWQGPALADVCPSPPLLAAAQALEELRLAAAEQLAAGCARLGDHAGAATVLRAEAVAHPLRESLSVALMEALQRAGRRSEALDWFHRTRVSIGRPGRRMRPVRLGPRRARHRRTRRRAMANTAFGTPDALDRKLRREIRRIQLRPHLSDGCLAATGLTLAPPTPP; translated from the coding sequence ATGGGGCAGATGGAGTTCCGGTTGCTCGGAGCGGCGTCGGTCGTCACCGAGACCGGCGGTCTGCCGCTCGGTCCCGTCAAAAGGCGCAGCCTGCTGGCCACGCTGCTGTTGCGCCCCAATTATCCCGTGCTGGTCGACCACTTGACGACCGCTCTGTGGGAACAAGAGCCTCCGGCGCGCCCGCAGTGTCATCCAAGGCCATGTTTCGCAGTTGGGCCACTGACGAGTGTCGACGCCGGGGCGCACGGCGTCGAGTTGGTCACCCAGGGCCCGGCGTACGTCCTGCGCATGCCGAAGATCCTGCTGGACGTGCACCGCTTCGAAGATCTGGTGGCTCGGACCCGTGAGCAGCGTGGCCCGGCCGAGGCCGTGACGATGTGCCGAGAGACGCTGTCGCTGTGGCAAGGGCCGGCTCTGGCCGACGTGTGCCCGAGCCCACCGCTGCTGGCCGCCGCGCAGGCGTTGGAGGAGCTGCGGCTGGCCGCGGCGGAGCAACTGGCGGCGGGCTGCGCGCGATTGGGTGACCATGCCGGGGCCGCCACTGTTCTGCGCGCTGAGGCAGTGGCCCACCCGCTGCGCGAATCGCTGTCCGTCGCGCTCATGGAGGCGCTGCAGAGAGCGGGGCGCCGTTCGGAGGCGCTGGACTGGTTCCATCGCACCCGGGTTTCGATCGGACGGCCCGGCCGTCGAATGCGTCCAGTGCGGCTTGGGCCGCGCCGCGCACGGCATCGTCGGACGAGGCGCAGGGCGATGGCCAACACCGCGTTCGGCACACCCGACGCCCTCGACCGCAAACTCCGCAGAGAGATACGGAGAATCCAGCTTCGACCCCACCTCAGCGACGGCTGCCTCGCCGCCACCGGCCTGACCCTCGCACCACCGACCCCACCCTGA
- a CDS encoding ATP-binding protein, with the protein MPRITRLTTTAPSFRKVTPCTHRYELPADLKAPRLLRTWITARLAGWHLYEPSDDLLLIASELATNAVRHGGIPARITLALRCPDTGQRVVRLEVEDPGPGFDPRSRTHAVRVESCTGRGLLLVETLSSAWGVRPTVTGQLVWAELHC; encoded by the coding sequence ATGCCTCGCATCACCCGCCTCACCACAACCGCTCCGAGCTTCCGCAAGGTCACCCCGTGCACACACCGCTACGAGCTGCCCGCGGACCTCAAGGCTCCACGCCTGCTGCGGACCTGGATCACTGCCCGGCTCGCCGGATGGCACCTGTACGAGCCGAGCGACGACCTCCTCCTGATCGCGAGCGAACTGGCCACCAACGCCGTGCGCCACGGCGGCATCCCGGCCCGGATCACCCTGGCCCTGCGATGCCCCGACACAGGCCAACGGGTGGTGCGGCTGGAAGTCGAGGACCCAGGGCCGGGTTTCGACCCCCGTTCTCGTACGCACGCGGTCCGCGTCGAGAGCTGCACGGGCCGCGGCCTGCTGCTGGTGGAGACGCTGAGCAGTGCCTGGGGAGTCCGGCCGACGGTCACCGGTCAGCTGGTCTGGGCGGAGCTGCACTGTTGA